The Orcinus orca chromosome 16, mOrcOrc1.1, whole genome shotgun sequence genome includes a window with the following:
- the BCKDK gene encoding 3-methyl-2-oxobutanoate dehydrogenase [lipoamide] kinase, mitochondrial isoform X2 codes for MILASVLGSGPRGGPALWPLLGPSLSLRARSTSATDTHHVEMARERSKTVTSFYNQSAIDVAAEKKSARYLQQELPVRIAHRIKGFRSLPFIIGCNPTILHVHELYIRAFQKLTDFPPIKDQTDDAQYCQLVRQLLDDHKDVVTLLAEGLRESRKHIEDEKLVRYFLDKTLTSRLGIRMLATHHLALHEDKPDFVGIICTRLSPKKIIEKWVDFARRLCEHKYGNAPRVRINGHVAARFPFIPMPLDYILPELLKNAMRATMESHLDTPYNVPDVVITIANNDIDLVIRISDRGGGIAHKDLDRVMDYHFTTAEASTQDPRISPLFGHLDLHSGGQSGPMHGFGFGLPTSRAYAEYLGGSLRLQSLQGIGTDVYLRLRHIDGREESFRI; via the exons ATGATACTGGCTTCCGTGCTGGGGAGCGGACCCCGGGGCGGGCCAGCACTCTGGCCTCTCTTGGGGCCCTCACTGTCTCTCCGGGCCCGCTCCACATCAGCCACCGATACCCACCACGTGGAGATGGCACGGGAGCGCTCCAAGACAGTCACCTCCTTTTACAACCAGTCAGCCATCGATGTGGCAGCGGAGAAG aaaagTGCCCGGTACTTGCAGCAGGAGTTGCCAGTGAGGATCGCTCATCGTATCAAGGGCTTCCGCAGCCTTCCTTTCATCATTGGCTGCAACCCCACCATACTGCACGTG CACGAGTTGTACATCCGTGCCTTCCAGAAGCTGACAGACTTCCCTCCG ATCAAGGACCAGACGGATGATGCCCAATACTGCCAGCTGGTGCGACAGCTGTTGGACGACCACAAGGATGTGGTGACCCTCTTAGCTGAGGGCCTGCGTGAGAGCCGGAAGCACATAGAG GATGAGAAGCTCGTCCGCTACTTCTTAGACAAGACGTTGACTTCAAGGCTTGGGATCCGCATGTTGGCTACACATCATCTGGCGCTACATGAGGACAAG CCCGACTTTGTTGGCATCATCTGCACTCGcctctcaccaaagaagattATTGAAAAGTGGGTGGACTTTGCCAG ACGCCTGTGTGAACACAAGTATGGCAATGCCCCCCGAGTCCGCATCAATGGACATGTGGCTGCCCGTTTTCCCTTCATCCCGATGCCGCTGGACTACATCCTGCCCGAGCTGCTCAAGAATGCCATGAG AGCCACAATGGAGAGTCACCTAGACACTCCCTACAATGTCCCAGATGTGGTCATCACCATCGCCAACAATGATATCGATCTCGTCATCAG GATTTCAGATCGGGGCGGGGGAATCGCTCACAAAGACCTGGATCGGGTTATGGACTACCACTTCACTACAGCTGAGGCCAGCACCCAGGACCCCCGGATCAGCCCCCTCTTCGGCCACCTGGACCTGCACAGTGGCGGCCAGTCGGGACCCATGCACGG CTTTGGCTTTGGGCTGCCCACATCGCGGGCCTACGCAGAGTACCTCGGTGGTTCCCTTCGGCTGCAGTCCCTACAGGGCATTGGCACGGACGTCTACCTGCGGCTCCGTCACATCGACGGCCGGGAGGAAAGCTTCCGCATCTGA
- the BCKDK gene encoding 3-methyl-2-oxobutanoate dehydrogenase [lipoamide] kinase, mitochondrial isoform X1: protein MILASVLGSGPRGGPALWPLLGPSLSLRARSTSATDTHHVEMARERSKTVTSFYNQSAIDVAAEKPSVRLTPTMMLYSGRSQDGSHLLKSARYLQQELPVRIAHRIKGFRSLPFIIGCNPTILHVHELYIRAFQKLTDFPPIKDQTDDAQYCQLVRQLLDDHKDVVTLLAEGLRESRKHIEDEKLVRYFLDKTLTSRLGIRMLATHHLALHEDKPDFVGIICTRLSPKKIIEKWVDFARRLCEHKYGNAPRVRINGHVAARFPFIPMPLDYILPELLKNAMRATMESHLDTPYNVPDVVITIANNDIDLVIRISDRGGGIAHKDLDRVMDYHFTTAEASTQDPRISPLFGHLDLHSGGQSGPMHGFGFGLPTSRAYAEYLGGSLRLQSLQGIGTDVYLRLRHIDGREESFRI from the exons ATGATACTGGCTTCCGTGCTGGGGAGCGGACCCCGGGGCGGGCCAGCACTCTGGCCTCTCTTGGGGCCCTCACTGTCTCTCCGGGCCCGCTCCACATCAGCCACCGATACCCACCACGTGGAGATGGCACGGGAGCGCTCCAAGACAGTCACCTCCTTTTACAACCAGTCAGCCATCGATGTGGCAGCGGAGAAG CCCTCAGTCCGTCTCACTCCGACCATGATGCTCTATTCAGGCCGCTCTCAGGATGGCAGTCACCTTCTG aaaagTGCCCGGTACTTGCAGCAGGAGTTGCCAGTGAGGATCGCTCATCGTATCAAGGGCTTCCGCAGCCTTCCTTTCATCATTGGCTGCAACCCCACCATACTGCACGTG CACGAGTTGTACATCCGTGCCTTCCAGAAGCTGACAGACTTCCCTCCG ATCAAGGACCAGACGGATGATGCCCAATACTGCCAGCTGGTGCGACAGCTGTTGGACGACCACAAGGATGTGGTGACCCTCTTAGCTGAGGGCCTGCGTGAGAGCCGGAAGCACATAGAG GATGAGAAGCTCGTCCGCTACTTCTTAGACAAGACGTTGACTTCAAGGCTTGGGATCCGCATGTTGGCTACACATCATCTGGCGCTACATGAGGACAAG CCCGACTTTGTTGGCATCATCTGCACTCGcctctcaccaaagaagattATTGAAAAGTGGGTGGACTTTGCCAG ACGCCTGTGTGAACACAAGTATGGCAATGCCCCCCGAGTCCGCATCAATGGACATGTGGCTGCCCGTTTTCCCTTCATCCCGATGCCGCTGGACTACATCCTGCCCGAGCTGCTCAAGAATGCCATGAG AGCCACAATGGAGAGTCACCTAGACACTCCCTACAATGTCCCAGATGTGGTCATCACCATCGCCAACAATGATATCGATCTCGTCATCAG GATTTCAGATCGGGGCGGGGGAATCGCTCACAAAGACCTGGATCGGGTTATGGACTACCACTTCACTACAGCTGAGGCCAGCACCCAGGACCCCCGGATCAGCCCCCTCTTCGGCCACCTGGACCTGCACAGTGGCGGCCAGTCGGGACCCATGCACGG CTTTGGCTTTGGGCTGCCCACATCGCGGGCCTACGCAGAGTACCTCGGTGGTTCCCTTCGGCTGCAGTCCCTACAGGGCATTGGCACGGACGTCTACCTGCGGCTCCGTCACATCGACGGCCGGGAGGAAAGCTTCCGCATCTGA